In one window of Flavobacterium ginsengisoli DNA:
- a CDS encoding aldose epimerase family protein, translated as MEIKHISHLKETHNCKLFGLMPNKEEIYSFDLVNKNGMKVQVINYGATVTSIQIPVNGKLVDVVLGFDNLESYLESYNLPSAPYFGTTVGRYAGRIHNATFSLADKKFQLDGNNNGNTLHGGVMGFGRKAWSVVNATSGENPSITFGLLSEHLEENFPGEMTVYLRYTLTEENELKLEYKATSTEDTVINLTHHSYFNLDGHDGNVLEQQMFIKSAKMLETNTDNIPTGNFTDLTNHDFDFRNPKSCPFPIDNSFVVNSKTEIVGQLISLKNKLRMNVYTDQPSVHIYVGGNCFGKLKGKENVDYHAQSGICFETQNFPDAPNQAHFPNAVLKKGEEYTQKTLYKFENLN; from the coding sequence ATGGAAATAAAACACATATCGCATTTAAAGGAGACTCACAATTGCAAATTGTTTGGTTTAATGCCCAATAAAGAAGAAATTTATTCTTTTGATCTGGTTAATAAAAACGGAATGAAAGTTCAAGTCATCAATTATGGTGCAACGGTAACTTCGATCCAAATTCCAGTAAATGGGAAACTGGTAGATGTTGTTTTAGGCTTTGACAATCTAGAATCATATTTAGAATCCTATAATCTACCAAGTGCTCCTTATTTTGGAACTACAGTTGGCCGTTACGCTGGTCGTATTCATAATGCGACTTTTAGCCTTGCTGATAAAAAGTTTCAACTAGACGGAAACAATAATGGCAACACGCTTCACGGAGGAGTTATGGGGTTTGGAAGAAAAGCTTGGAGTGTTGTTAATGCAACTTCTGGTGAAAATCCATCAATTACTTTTGGTCTTTTGAGCGAACATTTAGAAGAAAATTTTCCTGGAGAAATGACCGTTTATTTAAGGTATACTTTAACTGAAGAAAATGAATTGAAGTTAGAATACAAAGCAACTTCAACAGAAGACACAGTTATCAATTTAACGCATCACAGTTATTTTAACCTTGATGGACATGACGGAAATGTTTTAGAACAGCAAATGTTTATTAAATCGGCTAAAATGCTAGAAACTAATACAGACAATATTCCAACTGGAAACTTTACCGATTTAACCAATCATGATTTTGATTTTAGAAATCCAAAAAGCTGTCCGTTTCCTATTGACAACTCTTTTGTAGTAAATTCTAAAACAGAAATCGTTGGACAATTAATCAGCTTAAAAAATAAACTGAGAATGAATGTCTACACCGATCAACCAAGTGTACATATATATGTAGGCGGAAATTGTTTCGGAAAACTAAAAGGAAAAGAAAATGTAGATTATCATGCACAAAGCGGAATTTGTTTCGAAACTCAAAATTTCCCAGATGCTCCAAATCAGGCTCACTTTCCGAATGCAGTTTTGAAAAAAGGCGAAGAATACACGCAAAAAACACTTTACAAATTTGAAAATTTAAACTAA
- a CDS encoding TonB-dependent receptor plug domain-containing protein translates to MMLAKMLQGQVPGVTVQSSGEPGGFVNVKIRGITSFSNNNPLFVIDGIMVDSPYDFAPGEIESMQVLKDASSACYLWCARCKWCCNYYD, encoded by the coding sequence ATGATGCTTGCAAAAATGCTTCAAGGACAAGTTCCAGGTGTTACGGTACAATCTTCAGGAGAACCAGGAGGGTTTGTAAATGTGAAGATTAGAGGTATAACTTCATTCAGTAACAATAATCCGCTTTTTGTAATCGACGGAATTATGGTCGATTCACCTTATGATTTTGCTCCAGGAGAAATAGAATCGATGCAGGTTTTAAAAGATGCTTCTTCTGCTTGCTATTTATGGTGTGCGCGGTGCAAATGGTGTTGTAATTATTACGACTAA
- a CDS encoding carboxypeptidase-like regulatory domain-containing protein: MGTRQPSFAGVNIIIKGTKTVTTTGFDGEYSIKASPTDVLVFSFIGFQNKEIAVGSQSKLDIALGEDTNKLNEVVVIGYGTQKKSDLTGSVSVVNLESAKKVVTYDACKNASRTSSRCYGTIFRRTRRVCKCED; the protein is encoded by the coding sequence ATCGGCACAAGACAACCTTCCTTTGCCGGTGTAAACATTATAATAAAAGGAACCAAAACAGTTACTACAACTGGATTTGATGGAGAGTATTCGATTAAAGCATCGCCAACTGATGTTTTAGTTTTTTCATTTATAGGATTTCAGAATAAAGAAATAGCTGTAGGAAGTCAATCTAAACTTGATATAGCTTTAGGTGAAGATACCAATAAACTGAATGAAGTAGTTGTTATTGGTTACGGAACTCAAAAGAAATCTGACTTAACAGGTTCTGTAAGTGTCGTTAATTTAGAATCGGCTAAAAAGGTCGTTACTTATGATGCTTGCAAAAATGCTTCAAGGACAAGTTCCAGGTGTTACGGTACAATCTTCAGGAGAACCAGGAGGGTTTGTAAATGTGAAGATTAG
- a CDS encoding GntR family transcriptional regulator, whose product MNIISIQNNIGLPKYKQIILSIEKAIEEGNLIKGDRLPSVNKVCLAFSLSRDTVLLAYDELKKRGIIYAIPGKGYYVKSVEITITQKVFLLFDELNIFKEDIYNSFLKNIGKNVQVDIFFHHFNVQVFKKLINDSNGNYTKYIIMPTNLNDVVDSIKTLPVSDVIILDQTNSDLKMFPAIYQNHQKDIYEGLMKGKSRLSKYKKLILIFPGFREPPGMKLGFESFCKEFGFDYAIISDFSNQSIALGDLYIIPHDRDLLLVIENAINRNLKLGEDFGIISYNETPLKKIATNGITTISTNFEVMGKILADMVLKGTKEQIENRSALILRNSL is encoded by the coding sequence ATGAACATTATTTCAATCCAAAATAACATTGGTCTGCCAAAATATAAGCAGATTATTCTTTCAATCGAAAAAGCGATTGAAGAGGGAAATTTAATTAAAGGAGATAGGCTTCCGTCGGTAAATAAAGTCTGTTTAGCTTTCTCTTTATCTCGAGATACGGTCTTGCTGGCGTATGACGAATTGAAGAAAAGAGGTATTATTTACGCCATTCCAGGAAAGGGATATTATGTTAAAAGTGTTGAAATCACTATAACTCAGAAGGTTTTTTTACTTTTTGATGAATTGAATATTTTCAAAGAAGATATTTATAATTCGTTTTTAAAAAATATTGGAAAAAATGTTCAGGTCGATATTTTCTTTCATCATTTTAATGTTCAGGTTTTCAAAAAACTTATAAATGATAGCAATGGAAATTATACAAAATATATTATTATGCCGACAAACTTAAACGATGTCGTAGATTCTATAAAAACCCTACCAGTAAGCGACGTAATTATTTTGGATCAGACCAATTCGGATTTGAAAATGTTTCCTGCAATTTACCAAAATCACCAAAAAGATATTTACGAAGGTTTGATGAAAGGCAAATCAAGATTATCAAAATACAAAAAACTAATTTTAATTTTCCCTGGTTTTAGAGAACCTCCTGGAATGAAATTGGGCTTTGAATCGTTTTGTAAAGAGTTTGGTTTCGATTATGCAATTATTTCAGATTTTAGCAATCAGTCTATCGCTTTAGGAGATTTATATATTATTCCGCATGATCGCGATTTACTTTTGGTAATAGAAAATGCGATTAATAGAAACTTAAAGCTAGGTGAAGATTTTGGAATTATATCGTATAATGAAACTCCATTGAAGAAAATTGCGACAAACGGAATTACTACAATTTCAACCAACTTTGAAGTGATGGGAAAAATTTTGGCCGATATGGTTTTGAAAGGAACAAAAGAGCAGATCGAAAATAGATCTGCTCTTATATTGCGTAATTCGCTATAA
- a CDS encoding UDP-glucose--hexose-1-phosphate uridylyltransferase — translation MKNFDINEDPHRRFNPLINEWVLVSPHRAKRPWQGQNETISTEELPKYDPTCYLCPGNVRANGMNNPQYESSFVFENDFAAMKQDEIIFEEDIKHTFFKAKPEQGISRVVCFSPRHDLTLPEMEIADIENIIRTWQKEYTDLGNIKFINHVQIFENKGSVMGCSNPHPHGQIWAQSSLPTQVEKTQNSLKLYYDKNQKTLLEDYVKAELKAGDRIVIENDHFVALVPFWAIWPYETMIISKRAVNKITNFTADESTAFAKILKELTTKYDNLFNTSFPYSSGIHQSPTDGLIHPEWHFHMHFYPPLLRSATVKKFMVGYEMLGESQRDITPEKSAEILRQLSDVHYKSLVKA, via the coding sequence ATGAAAAATTTTGACATTAACGAAGATCCGCACAGACGCTTCAACCCATTAATTAACGAATGGGTCTTAGTTTCACCTCATCGTGCGAAACGCCCTTGGCAGGGACAAAATGAAACTATTTCAACCGAAGAACTTCCTAAATACGACCCAACTTGCTATTTGTGTCCAGGAAATGTTCGTGCCAACGGAATGAATAACCCACAATACGAAAGCAGTTTTGTTTTTGAAAATGATTTTGCCGCAATGAAGCAGGACGAAATTATTTTTGAAGAAGATATTAAACATACATTCTTTAAAGCAAAACCAGAACAGGGAATTTCTAGAGTAGTCTGCTTCTCGCCAAGACATGATCTAACTTTACCTGAGATGGAAATTGCTGATATTGAAAATATAATCAGAACTTGGCAGAAAGAATATACCGATTTAGGAAATATTAAATTCATTAACCATGTTCAGATTTTTGAAAACAAAGGAAGCGTTATGGGTTGCAGCAACCCGCATCCACACGGTCAGATCTGGGCACAGTCGTCTCTTCCTACTCAGGTTGAAAAAACACAGAACAGCTTAAAATTATACTACGACAAAAATCAAAAAACATTATTAGAAGATTATGTCAAAGCTGAACTAAAAGCTGGTGATCGTATCGTAATCGAGAATGACCATTTTGTTGCATTGGTTCCTTTCTGGGCAATTTGGCCATACGAAACCATGATTATCAGCAAAAGAGCTGTAAACAAAATCACCAATTTTACAGCTGACGAAAGTACCGCTTTCGCGAAAATCTTAAAGGAACTTACAACGAAGTATGACAATTTATTTAATACTTCATTTCCATATTCTTCAGGAATTCACCAATCTCCAACAGATGGTTTAATTCACCCAGAATGGCACTTCCACATGCATTTCTACCCGCCATTGTTAAGATCGGCAACTGTAAAGAAATTCATGGTTGGATATGAAATGTTAGGCGAATCGCAACGTGACATTACACCTGAAAAAAGTGCTGAAATTTTAAGACAGCTTTCAGATGTACATTATAAAAGTTTGGTAAAAGCCTAA
- the galK gene encoding galactokinase, whose amino-acid sequence MNDILIQNTVAFFEKSFGSSPQKTVLSPGRINIIGEHIDYNDGYVLPAAIDKVICFAFEKNNTKTSKIIAIDLNEEFEIDLTQEVKLSDVVWTNYIRGVIKQLQDNGFSFDGFNCVFSSNIPVGSGLSSSAALECGMIFGIKSLFDLKIEKKDISLLGQKAEHWVGINCGIMDQFSSVHGLENKVIQLDCNNLDFEYHNADFKDYSLILFDSNVKHSLFTSEYNTRRIECEEGLSIIKSHFPEVKSFRDATEEQVLSLKDKMTEKVFSRVHFVVKEINRVIKACKALDEGNIELLGELLFETHYGLSQEYEVSREELDMLVNTAKEDDAIVGSRLMGGGFGGCTINLVKKGNENEVKRKFSKLYLDTFGIELKFYDVKISNGTTLL is encoded by the coding sequence ATGAATGATATTTTAATACAGAATACCGTTGCTTTTTTTGAGAAATCTTTTGGATCTTCTCCTCAAAAAACGGTACTTTCTCCTGGTAGAATCAACATCATAGGAGAGCATATTGACTACAATGATGGTTATGTTTTACCTGCTGCAATTGACAAAGTAATTTGTTTTGCTTTTGAAAAAAACAATACCAAAACTTCTAAAATAATTGCTATCGATTTAAATGAAGAATTTGAAATCGATTTGACTCAAGAAGTAAAACTAAGTGATGTAGTTTGGACTAATTATATTCGTGGCGTAATTAAACAATTACAAGATAACGGATTTTCTTTTGACGGTTTCAATTGCGTTTTCAGCAGTAATATTCCGGTTGGTTCTGGATTGTCTTCTTCGGCAGCTTTAGAATGCGGGATGATTTTCGGAATCAAATCTCTTTTCGATTTAAAAATTGAGAAAAAAGACATTTCGTTATTAGGACAAAAAGCAGAACATTGGGTTGGAATCAACTGCGGAATTATGGATCAATTTTCGAGCGTTCACGGCCTTGAAAATAAAGTAATTCAATTAGATTGCAACAATTTAGATTTTGAATATCACAATGCCGACTTCAAAGATTATTCTCTAATTTTATTTGATTCTAATGTAAAACATTCTCTTTTTACATCAGAATACAACACTAGAAGAATCGAGTGCGAAGAAGGTTTATCGATTATAAAAAGCCATTTTCCAGAAGTAAAAAGTTTTAGAGATGCGACCGAAGAGCAGGTTTTAAGTCTTAAAGATAAAATGACCGAAAAAGTATTTTCAAGAGTTCATTTTGTTGTAAAAGAAATCAATCGCGTTATCAAAGCCTGTAAAGCTTTAGACGAAGGAAATATCGAACTTTTAGGCGAATTGCTTTTTGAAACGCATTATGGTTTATCTCAAGAATATGAGGTAAGTCGCGAAGAATTAGACATGCTTGTAAATACAGCAAAAGAAGACGATGCCATTGTTGGTTCTAGACTAATGGGAGGCGGTTTTGGAGGTTGTACTATCAATTTAGTTAAAAAAGGAAATGAAAATGAGGTTAAGCGTAAGTTCTCTAAGCTTTATTTGGATACATTTGGAATTGAATTAAAATTCTATGATGTAAAAATCTCTAACGGAACAACGCTACTTTAA
- a CDS encoding NUDIX hydrolase, which translates to MLNSYSSADKVLLAVDCIIFGFDNDGLKILLIQRDFEPEKGKWSLIGGFLKRDEVLDAAATRILNTYTGLNDIYMEQLYAYSEIDRDPVERTISVSYFALINIENHNAELIQNYHAEWFPINDAPNLIFDHNEMVENAIKRLRYKTSIKPIGFELLPEKFTMRQLLELYEAILSKELDKRNFISKINSLEILNKLEEKDMQSSRKGSYLYTFNKEKYEEKLLNNFVLNL; encoded by the coding sequence ATGCTAAATAGTTATAGCTCTGCTGATAAAGTTTTACTGGCAGTAGACTGCATCATTTTCGGATTCGATAATGATGGTCTGAAAATCCTTTTGATTCAAAGAGATTTTGAGCCTGAAAAAGGAAAATGGTCCTTAATTGGTGGGTTTCTAAAACGAGATGAAGTTTTAGACGCTGCCGCAACTAGAATCTTAAATACCTATACAGGTCTTAACGATATTTATATGGAACAGCTGTATGCTTACAGCGAAATAGATCGTGACCCAGTAGAACGAACCATTTCGGTTTCTTATTTTGCTTTAATTAATATCGAAAACCATAATGCAGAATTGATTCAGAATTATCATGCAGAATGGTTTCCTATTAATGATGCACCAAACTTAATTTTTGACCACAACGAAATGGTCGAAAATGCAATAAAGAGACTACGCTACAAAACTTCTATCAAACCTATTGGCTTCGAATTGCTTCCGGAGAAATTCACAATGCGCCAGCTTTTAGAATTGTACGAAGCTATTTTGAGCAAAGAATTAGACAAAAGAAATTTCATTAGTAAAATAAACTCTTTGGAAATCTTAAATAAACTAGAAGAAAAAGACATGCAGTCTTCTCGAAAAGGTTCTTATTTATATACTTTCAACAAAGAAAAATACGAAGAAAAACTACTCAATAATTTTGTATTGAATTTATAA
- a CDS encoding TonB-dependent receptor, producing MELGFLNNDLQFTAEYFVKKSNDLLLGVPLPYSTGAFPASVTTNAGAMKNSGVEFTASYSNHHHKFKYDISGNFGTLKNEVTKIGVNGNPIYGAVSKTEVGRSVGELFAWEAIGIFQNVAEVASSPTQTGAAPGDVKFRDVNGDGAITDADRTFQGVTIPKYGFGLNFSASYSNFDFSMFWQGAGGNKVFNAMYRNLMIGQYTNHHTDELNYWTPTNTNTNIPAPVIGDPNGNSRDSNRFIESGDYVKLQTMEIGYNIPIKDKFIEKAKVYLNGQNLLIISKYKGYDPDFNSDGLLSRGYDAGSFPNPRTISLGVEVSF from the coding sequence ATTGAATTAGGTTTCTTAAACAACGATTTACAATTTACAGCAGAATATTTTGTAAAGAAATCAAACGATTTGTTATTAGGAGTTCCGCTTCCATATTCAACAGGAGCATTTCCTGCAAGTGTGACAACAAATGCGGGAGCAATGAAAAACTCAGGGGTAGAATTTACAGCATCTTATAGCAATCATCATCATAAATTTAAATATGATATTTCTGGAAACTTCGGAACACTTAAAAATGAAGTTACTAAAATTGGTGTAAATGGAAATCCTATTTATGGAGCAGTTTCTAAAACTGAAGTAGGAAGATCTGTGGGTGAATTATTTGCTTGGGAAGCAATTGGAATTTTCCAAAATGTTGCTGAAGTTGCATCTTCTCCAACCCAAACAGGTGCAGCTCCTGGAGATGTAAAATTTAGAGATGTAAATGGCGACGGAGCGATAACAGACGCAGATAGAACTTTTCAGGGGGTAACAATTCCTAAATATGGTTTCGGACTTAATTTTAGTGCAAGTTATTCAAACTTTGATTTCTCAATGTTTTGGCAAGGAGCAGGTGGTAATAAAGTATTTAATGCTATGTACCGAAATTTAATGATCGGACAATATACAAACCATCATACAGACGAATTAAATTACTGGACACCAACTAATACCAATACAAATATTCCTGCTCCAGTTATTGGAGATCCAAACGGAAATAGCAGAGATTCAAACAGATTTATTGAAAGTGGTGATTATGTGAAACTGCAAACAATGGAAATTGGTTATAACATTCCGATCAAAGATAAATTTATTGAAAAAGCTAAGGTTTACCTAAATGGTCAAAACCTGTTGATTATCTCTAAATATAAAGGATACGATCCAGACTTTAATAGTGACGGATTGCTTTCAAGAGGATATGATGCAGGATCTTTCCCAAATCCAAGAACAATTTCTTTAGGAGTAGAAGTAAGCTTCTAA